The DNA window CCGCCACCGTCTACGGCGACCCGACCGCCGGGCTGACCATGATCGGCGTGACGGGCACCGCCGGCAAGACCTCCACGAGCTACCTCATCGAGTCCGGGCTGCGCGCCGCCGGGCACACCACCGGCCTGATCGGCACGGTGGAGACCCGGCTCGGGGACCTGGTGATCGACAGCGTCCGGACCACCCCGGAGGCCACCGACCTGCACGCCATGCTGGCGGTGGCCCGCGAGCGCGGGGTGGACACCGTGGTCATGGAGGTGTCCAGCCACGCCCTGGCCATGGGCCGGGTCGGCGGGGTCCGGTTCGACGTGGGCGGCTACACCAACTTCGGCTCCGACCACCTGGACTTCCACGCCGACGAGGCGGACTACTTCGCCGCCAAGGCGAAGCTCTTCGACGGGCGCTGCCGGGTCGAGGTGCTCAACCACGACGACCCGGCGCTGCGGCCGCTGCGCAAGCCGGCGACCGTGACCTACTCGGCGGCCGGCGACCCGGCCGCCACCTGGTGGGCCGACGGGATCGGCGGCGAGGGCTACGCGCAGCGCTTCACCGTGCACGGCCCGGACGGGGTGGCCCTGCCCACCGGGGTGGCCCTGCCCGGCCGGCACAACGTGGCCAACGCGCTGCTGGCCGTCGCCATCCTGGTGGCCGCCGGGGTCGACCCGGCCACGGCGGCCCGCGGCGTGGCCGCCTGCGGCGGGGTACCCGGCCGCCTGGAACTGGTCAGCGGCGACGCCCCGGTGCGCGGGGTGGTCGACTACGCGCACAAGGCGAACGCCATCGAGGCGGTCCTGGCGGCGCT is part of the Micromonospora halotolerans genome and encodes:
- a CDS encoding UDP-N-acetylmuramoyl-L-alanyl-D-glutamate--2,6-diaminopimelate ligase — its product is MRSEPDDRVGSDAVPGNPRPATVNPVRLGDLAARLAVAPPEGAAEVAVTGVTHASQEVRPGDLYAALPGARRHGAEFAAAAAGAGAVALLTDPAGVALAAGAGLPVLVADDPRAVLGEVAATVYGDPTAGLTMIGVTGTAGKTSTSYLIESGLRAAGHTTGLIGTVETRLGDLVIDSVRTTPEATDLHAMLAVARERGVDTVVMEVSSHALAMGRVGGVRFDVGGYTNFGSDHLDFHADEADYFAAKAKLFDGRCRVEVLNHDDPALRPLRKPATVTYSAAGDPAATWWADGIGGEGYAQRFTVHGPDGVALPTGVALPGRHNVANALLAVAILVAAGVDPATAARGVAACGGVPGRLELVSGDAPVRGVVDYAHKANAIEAVLAALRGLTDGRLICVLGAGGDRDRGKRPVMGGTAARGADVVLVTDDNPRTEDPATIRAEVLAGAYEAGTGARIIEAPGRRAAIEEAVRVAEPGDIVALLGKGQERGQEINGEVLPFDDRVELAEALRARFGDLVGQP